The following are encoded together in the Bacteroidota bacterium genome:
- the ribH gene encoding 6,7-dimethyl-8-ribityllumazine synthase — translation MPSVFEGDVSGEGRKFAIVVSRFNRTITDRLLEGAVECFRKHGSDVERDVEVFYCPGAFEIPAVAAKITLTGKYDAVVCLGAVVRGETPHFEYIARECARGVSFLARERNIPLLFGVLTTDTFEQAMERAGGSAGNKGWDAALGAISMASLYAQLDNKSARSKQA, via the coding sequence ATGCCGAGTGTTTTTGAAGGCGACGTTTCAGGAGAAGGAAGGAAATTTGCTATCGTCGTCAGCCGGTTCAATCGTACAATTACCGACCGGTTGCTCGAAGGCGCGGTCGAGTGTTTCCGGAAGCACGGCTCGGATGTAGAACGGGATGTGGAGGTTTTTTACTGTCCCGGCGCTTTCGAAATTCCGGCGGTCGCGGCAAAGATCACGCTCACGGGGAAGTACGATGCGGTGGTCTGCCTTGGAGCCGTCGTCCGGGGGGAGACGCCTCACTTCGAGTACATCGCGCGTGAATGCGCACGCGGCGTGAGCTTCCTCGCGCGGGAACGGAATATTCCGCTCCTCTTCGGCGTACTGACGACCGATACGTTCGAGCAGGCGATGGAGCGCGCCGGAGGATCGGCGGGGAATAAGGGATGGGATGCTGCACTGGGGGCGATCAGCATGGCAAGTTTATACGCACAACTCGACAATAAATCGGCGAGGAGTAAGCAGGCATAG
- a CDS encoding HPr family phosphocarrier protein codes for MIERDIVIKNRAGLHTRPAASLVKLAAKFKAEFFIIKDGSEINGKSIIGVMTLAAEQGSTLTLRFDGEDEAEACAAIVGLFERGFDEP; via the coding sequence ATGATTGAGAGGGACATCGTGATCAAGAATAGGGCGGGTTTGCATACGCGCCCGGCGGCCTCGCTTGTGAAGCTTGCAGCGAAGTTCAAGGCGGAATTTTTTATCATCAAAGACGGCTCCGAAATAAACGGGAAAAGCATCATCGGAGTCATGACGCTGGCCGCGGAGCAGGGGTCGACGCTGACCCTGAGATTTGACGGCGAAGACGAAGCGGAGGCGTGCGCGGCGATTGTTGGATTGTTTGAACGAGGATTCGACGAGCCATAA
- the ptsP gene encoding phosphoenolpyruvate--protein phosphotransferase, which produces MATTNEITLHGIAAAPGIVMGKVFVYTKHVPHIDEKTIPLEDAEKEVERLRGAVARSEKELQKILSFAEQKIGNSKAKIFEAQIMILSDTILFDSIYKRIRKERKNAEFIVHGEINKYQQLMLKSSDEYMRERAHDVEDVKNRIIRNIQEQKLISRFEGGSIVVSQSLTPADTILFSRNEILGYATDMGGVTSHAALLSRSLKIPAVVGLKEVTSSVQTDASMILDGYSGVVIINPSEQTIAQYKRRSREMSKFEHGLNDLRDLPAQTTDGKQVELVSNIEFAEEIRFSKSQGSRGVGLYRTEGLLMGKDTFPSEEEQYREYKSIADKVFPNKVIMRTFDIGGDKVIAQSHEEENPFLGWRGIRVALDRPETFIVQIRAMLRASTKKNVWVMFPMVSSLKEIRRAKALVAQAKESLRAEKASFDDAMKIGVMIEVPSAAVVAGDIAREVDFLSIGTNDLIQYLLAVDRGNDTVSQLYQEFEPAVILTIRHIIKEAHKNKIPVSMCGEMAGDPVATLLLLGLGLDEFSVIPYVLPEIKKIIRSVPLREAQKIAVKAMKFSTVEEVKEFLVGHVRRIAPDIPLPE; this is translated from the coding sequence ATGGCGACAACGAACGAAATTACGCTTCACGGCATAGCGGCGGCGCCCGGCATCGTCATGGGAAAAGTGTTCGTCTACACGAAGCACGTTCCCCATATCGACGAGAAAACGATCCCCCTTGAGGATGCTGAAAAGGAAGTTGAACGTCTGCGCGGCGCGGTAGCCCGCTCGGAGAAAGAGCTTCAGAAGATCCTCTCGTTTGCCGAACAGAAGATCGGGAACAGCAAGGCGAAGATCTTCGAAGCACAGATCATGATCCTGAGCGACACTATCCTCTTCGATTCGATCTACAAGCGCATCCGAAAAGAGCGGAAGAATGCGGAATTCATCGTCCACGGAGAAATCAACAAATACCAGCAGCTGATGCTGAAATCCTCGGACGAGTACATGCGCGAGCGCGCGCACGACGTTGAGGACGTGAAGAACCGCATCATCCGCAATATCCAGGAGCAGAAGCTGATCTCCCGGTTCGAAGGGGGATCGATCGTCGTCTCGCAGTCGCTCACGCCCGCCGACACGATTTTATTCAGCCGCAACGAAATTCTCGGATACGCCACCGACATGGGAGGAGTCACGTCCCATGCCGCGCTCCTTTCGCGCTCGTTGAAGATCCCCGCCGTGGTCGGTCTGAAGGAGGTCACATCGAGCGTGCAGACCGATGCCTCGATGATCCTCGACGGTTACAGCGGTGTCGTGATCATCAATCCCTCCGAACAGACGATCGCGCAGTACAAACGACGAAGCAGGGAAATGTCGAAATTCGAGCACGGGTTGAACGACCTGCGCGATCTTCCCGCTCAGACGACGGACGGCAAGCAGGTGGAACTCGTCTCGAACATCGAATTTGCCGAGGAGATACGCTTTTCTAAGTCCCAGGGTTCCCGCGGCGTCGGGCTCTACCGCACCGAAGGACTGTTGATGGGAAAGGATACCTTCCCGTCCGAGGAAGAACAGTACCGCGAGTACAAATCGATCGCCGACAAGGTTTTTCCGAATAAGGTCATCATGCGGACCTTCGACATCGGGGGAGATAAGGTCATCGCCCAATCGCACGAGGAAGAGAATCCGTTCCTCGGCTGGCGGGGCATCCGCGTGGCGCTCGACCGGCCGGAAACGTTCATCGTCCAGATCCGCGCGATGCTCCGCGCAAGCACGAAGAAGAATGTTTGGGTGATGTTCCCGATGGTCTCGAGCTTGAAGGAAATTCGCCGGGCGAAAGCCCTGGTCGCACAGGCGAAGGAATCTCTACGCGCGGAAAAAGCATCGTTTGACGACGCGATGAAGATCGGCGTGATGATCGAAGTTCCTTCGGCGGCAGTGGTCGCAGGGGACATTGCGCGCGAGGTGGACTTCCTCAGCATCGGCACGAACGACCTGATTCAGTACCTGCTTGCGGTCGACCGGGGGAACGATACCGTGTCGCAATTGTACCAGGAATTCGAGCCTGCGGTGATCCTCACGATCCGGCATATCATCAAAGAGGCGCACAAAAATAAAATTCCGGTCAGCATGTGCGGAGAAATGGCCGGCGATCCGGTCGCAACGCTCCTGCTCCTCGGCCTCGGGCTTGACGAATTCAGCGTGATACCGTACGTCCTTCCGGAAATCAAAAAGATCATCCGCTCCGTGCCGCTCAGAGAGGCCCAAAAGATCGCCGTCAAAGCGATGAAGTTCTCCACGGTCGAAGAGGTGAAAGAATTTCTAGTCGGACATGTCAGGCGCATCGCCCCCGACATTCCATTGCCCGAATAA
- a CDS encoding PHP domain-containing protein: MGAKADLHTHTICSDGALSPYELVKKAKAGGLSAISITDHDSVAAIPDALEFGKEFGVEIISGVELSATFEDKEVHILGYFVDYKSQRLLDYLTFFRHERIKRAERIVAKLNNLQVPLSIESVMEHAGTGSVGRPHIAAALVDEGITKSYQESFDRYIGNGGPAYERKFQFSPAEAVQLVASSGGLSFLAHPGRYTTDGMLQHLIKAGIDGIEVIHPSHTQEHMLHYRGVVSEYYLLESGGSDFHGGKKNDEAVFGNYFVDGNKVDAMKRRLFLQRSA, encoded by the coding sequence ATGGGCGCTAAAGCCGACCTCCATACGCACACAATTTGTTCCGATGGTGCACTTTCCCCGTATGAGCTTGTCAAAAAAGCAAAGGCCGGAGGGCTGTCCGCGATCAGCATCACAGACCACGACAGCGTTGCCGCCATCCCCGATGCGCTCGAGTTCGGGAAGGAATTCGGCGTTGAGATAATTTCCGGCGTGGAACTGAGCGCGACCTTCGAGGACAAGGAAGTTCACATCCTCGGATATTTTGTCGACTACAAGAGCCAGCGGCTGCTCGACTATCTTACCTTCTTCCGGCACGAGAGGATCAAACGCGCCGAGCGGATCGTCGCGAAGTTGAACAATCTGCAGGTCCCCCTGAGTATCGAATCCGTGATGGAACATGCCGGCACCGGCTCGGTGGGACGGCCTCATATCGCGGCCGCGCTGGTGGACGAAGGGATCACAAAATCGTATCAGGAATCGTTCGACCGCTACATCGGCAACGGCGGCCCGGCGTACGAAAGGAAATTTCAATTCTCTCCGGCGGAAGCGGTGCAGCTCGTCGCGTCGTCGGGAGGCCTGTCGTTCCTCGCTCATCCCGGCCGGTATACGACCGACGGCATGCTGCAGCATTTGATCAAGGCCGGAATCGACGGCATCGAGGTCATTCACCCGTCCCACACGCAGGAGCATATGCTCCATTATCGCGGTGTGGTCAGCGAGTATTACCTGCTTGAAAGCGGCGGTTCGGATTTTCACGGCGGGAAGAAGAACGATGAGGCGGTATTCGGAAATTATTTTGTCGATGGCAACAAAGTCGATGCCATGAAGCGCCGCCTGTTCTTGCAGCGGTCGGCGTGA
- a CDS encoding Crp/Fnr family transcriptional regulator has translation MLEEVNFLRNVPIFNELSDQELEKIAALGVRKKYKKGSIILLEEETGAALFVIISGKVKIVRMDDDGREVILSILGGSDFFGEMAILDGLTRSASVVATSKSELFMIHRRDFLKLMTDFPMVAIALLRELTGRLRKADAQIKSLSLKDAAGRVANVVLQLADEIGMFRKGRVEIDELPLQQDLANMAGTSRETISRMIHKFIKKGYLQLQGNRLIINDYESFKNLHV, from the coding sequence ATGCTTGAAGAAGTTAATTTCCTTCGCAATGTACCGATCTTTAATGAGCTGAGCGATCAGGAACTTGAAAAAATTGCCGCTCTCGGCGTCCGGAAGAAGTATAAAAAAGGCAGCATCATTCTTTTGGAAGAGGAGACCGGCGCCGCGCTCTTCGTCATTATCTCGGGCAAGGTCAAGATCGTGCGGATGGACGACGACGGCCGCGAGGTCATCCTGTCCATCCTCGGCGGAAGCGATTTTTTCGGGGAGATGGCGATCCTCGACGGCTTGACCCGCTCTGCAAGCGTGGTTGCGACGTCAAAGTCCGAGCTCTTCATGATTCATCGGAGAGACTTTTTGAAATTGATGACCGACTTTCCGATGGTTGCCATTGCGCTGCTGCGCGAGTTGACGGGGCGGCTCCGCAAAGCGGACGCTCAGATCAAAAGTCTATCGCTGAAAGACGCAGCGGGCAGAGTGGCGAATGTCGTCCTTCAACTTGCGGATGAGATCGGCATGTTCCGCAAGGGACGTGTCGAGATCGACGAACTTCCGCTCCAGCAGGACCTGGCGAATATGGCCGGAACGTCGCGCGAAACGATCTCCCGCATGATCCATAAGTTCATCAAGAAGGGCTACCTGCAGCTCCAGGGGAATAGGCTCATCATCAACGATTACGAAAGCTTCAAGAATCTTCATGTCTAA
- a CDS encoding metalloregulator ArsR/SmtB family transcription factor, which yields MGLSKTDEFSTKQNRIAVIAKALAHPARVAIVEYLAKSNQCMCGDIVDVLPLSQSTVSQHLRELKDARLIKGEVEGTSVCYCINEEGWTEAKEMFNLFLTNVQKCC from the coding sequence ATGGGCCTCTCAAAGACTGACGAGTTTTCGACGAAACAGAACCGGATTGCAGTCATTGCAAAAGCGCTGGCACATCCTGCGCGGGTTGCCATCGTCGAATATCTCGCCAAATCGAATCAGTGTATGTGCGGCGATATCGTCGACGTCCTCCCTCTGTCGCAGTCGACTGTTTCCCAGCATCTGCGTGAACTCAAGGACGCCCGACTCATCAAGGGAGAAGTTGAAGGGACGAGCGTTTGTTATTGTATCAATGAAGAGGGGTGGACCGAGGCCAAAGAGATGTTCAATTTATTTCTTACCAATGTCCAGAAGTGCTGCTAG
- a CDS encoding arsenate reductase ArsC, whose amino-acid sequence MAKEKVLFVCIHNSARSQMAEAILNHLAGDRFEAESAGLEPGTLNPFAVEAMKEIGIDISHKSTQSAFDLYRKGKMFKYVITVCDEASAERCPIFPSIEKTMHWSFPDPSQLQGTHDAKLRETIKIRDQIKARIKSWLGELAVASKS is encoded by the coding sequence ATGGCGAAGGAAAAAGTCCTTTTTGTATGCATTCATAACAGCGCGCGAAGTCAGATGGCTGAGGCAATTTTGAATCACCTTGCCGGAGACCGGTTCGAGGCAGAGAGCGCCGGTCTTGAACCCGGAACGTTGAACCCTTTCGCCGTGGAGGCAATGAAAGAAATAGGAATCGACATCTCGCACAAGTCGACTCAAAGCGCATTTGACCTCTACAGGAAGGGGAAGATGTTCAAGTACGTGATCACTGTCTGCGATGAGGCGAGCGCGGAGCGTTGTCCGATTTTTCCCAGCATTGAAAAAACGATGCATTGGTCTTTTCCGGATCCTTCCCAACTGCAAGGAACGCATGACGCGAAACTCCGTGAAACGATTAAAATTCGGGATCAGATCAAGGCGCGCATCAAAAGCTGGCTGGGTGAGTTGGCGGTGGCGAGCAAGAGCTGA
- a CDS encoding arsenite methyltransferase, with product MPTDQDLKEMVKERYGVIANQSKQRNQSSCCGSTCGCSDAEYSDMAEDYSKLPGYVREADLGLGCGLPTEFAQMKPGDVVVDLGSGAGNDCFVARSIVGEKGRVIGIDMTEAMIEKATDTAKKLGFTNVEFRLGDIENLPVADGTADVVVSNCVMNLVPDKNKAFGETFRILRSGGHFSIADIVLDGELPDNLRREAALYAGCVSGAVKRSEYLDVIRNAGFRNITVQKERKTEIPDEILTQAMTEPQLQEFKQNQIGIFSITVYADKP from the coding sequence ATGCCAACTGACCAGGACCTCAAAGAGATGGTAAAGGAGAGATACGGAGTTATAGCGAATCAGTCCAAACAACGGAACCAATCATCGTGCTGCGGCAGCACCTGCGGATGTTCGGACGCCGAATATTCGGACATGGCCGAGGACTATTCCAAGCTGCCCGGATACGTTCGCGAAGCGGATTTGGGTTTAGGGTGCGGCTTGCCGACAGAATTTGCACAGATGAAACCCGGAGATGTCGTCGTTGACCTTGGCTCCGGTGCCGGCAACGACTGTTTTGTTGCCAGGTCGATCGTCGGCGAGAAGGGGAGAGTTATCGGCATTGACATGACAGAGGCCATGATCGAAAAGGCCACGGACACCGCGAAGAAACTCGGTTTTACCAACGTCGAATTCCGCCTCGGCGACATTGAAAACCTCCCGGTTGCCGACGGCACGGCGGACGTCGTGGTCAGCAATTGCGTTATGAACCTCGTCCCCGACAAAAACAAGGCGTTCGGCGAGACCTTCCGGATTCTTAGATCGGGCGGCCATTTCAGCATCGCGGATATCGTCCTTGATGGAGAACTTCCGGATAATCTAAGAAGAGAAGCAGCCCTTTACGCCGGGTGTGTCTCCGGCGCCGTCAAACGAAGCGAGTATTTGGATGTCATCAGGAACGCGGGCTTCAGGAACATCACGGTCCAGAAAGAAAGGAAGACCGAGATTCCTGATGAGATCCTGACTCAAGCGATGACGGAGCCCCAGCTGCAGGAATTCAAGCAGAATCAGATCGGCATATTCAGTATCACCGTATACGCCGATAAACCCTAA
- the fni gene encoding type 2 isopentenyl-diphosphate Delta-isomerase, producing the protein MKSKTSSRKKDHVLLTVSRDVAFRGKTTGFENWEFVHNALPEIDFSEISTDTIFLSKRLSFPFMISSMTGGYADAKRINKNLAEVCEEHSVAMGVGSQRQALEDSTYHSSFSIAREAAPTIPIVGNIGGAEVAKLADPSPVQRLADLIRADAFAVHLNPLQEFLQPEGNPSFRGVLRGIEKLVRGLSIPVIVKEIGAGISKDVAQRLVNAGVTIIDVAGAGGTSWAGVEILRRKNGEADDLFWDWGIPTSEALRQVAALKGTPSRFTVIASGGITNGLEAAKAVALGADLVASARPMLKVLMASGKKGLSRSLEKWIKDFKGTMFLTGAPTLQQLRSAPLVHA; encoded by the coding sequence GTGAAGTCCAAAACCTCGTCGCGTAAAAAGGATCATGTGCTGCTTACCGTGAGCCGCGACGTTGCGTTCCGCGGCAAAACGACGGGGTTTGAGAATTGGGAATTCGTGCACAACGCCCTTCCGGAGATCGATTTCTCGGAGATCTCTACTGACACGATTTTTCTTTCGAAGCGGCTCTCCTTTCCGTTCATGATCTCCAGCATGACCGGCGGGTATGCCGATGCGAAGCGCATCAACAAAAACCTCGCCGAGGTGTGCGAGGAACATTCTGTGGCGATGGGAGTGGGTAGCCAGCGGCAGGCGCTCGAAGATTCGACCTATCATTCATCCTTCAGCATTGCCCGCGAGGCGGCGCCGACGATTCCCATCGTCGGCAATATCGGGGGGGCGGAAGTGGCAAAACTCGCCGACCCCTCGCCCGTGCAGCGTCTTGCGGATTTGATCCGCGCGGACGCGTTCGCCGTCCATCTCAATCCGCTTCAGGAATTCCTTCAGCCGGAAGGGAATCCGAGTTTCCGCGGCGTTCTGAGGGGGATCGAAAAATTGGTCCGCGGTCTTTCTATACCTGTGATCGTCAAAGAGATCGGCGCCGGTATTTCAAAGGATGTCGCCCAGCGACTCGTGAACGCCGGCGTCACGATCATCGACGTGGCAGGAGCGGGTGGGACGAGCTGGGCGGGAGTGGAAATTCTTCGCCGGAAGAACGGAGAAGCGGATGATCTTTTTTGGGATTGGGGGATCCCGACGTCGGAGGCCCTTCGGCAGGTGGCCGCCCTTAAGGGAACACCTTCGCGTTTCACCGTGATCGCGTCGGGGGGAATCACGAACGGCCTCGAAGCGGCGAAAGCGGTCGCTCTCGGCGCCGACCTTGTCGCTTCCGCACGGCCGATGCTGAAGGTCTTGATGGCGTCCGGCAAAAAAGGATTATCACGATCCCTGGAAAAATGGATCAAAGATTTTAAGGGGACAATGTTTCTCACAGGGGCGCCGACGCTGCAGCAGCTTCGCAGCGCCCCTCTCGTTCATGCATAA
- a CDS encoding GNAT family N-acetyltransferase, which translates to MDFYQIIRRNSRQPDYNFIHFMVDIVEAASAEQLAIVGDLLVEYARSLNVSLCFENLDKEVAGLPGPYARPSGRLLLAAEAGRIAGCGALKRVDDNVCEMKRLFLRPEFRGKGAGKAMTLRLLDEARSIGYKELRLDTLPSMKEAIALYRSLGFKEISPFRDLPAPGTLFMTISL; encoded by the coding sequence TTGGATTTTTATCAGATCATCCGCCGCAATTCACGGCAGCCCGATTACAACTTCATACATTTCATGGTCGATATTGTTGAAGCGGCTTCGGCAGAGCAGCTCGCAATCGTTGGGGACCTTCTGGTAGAGTACGCCCGCTCCCTGAACGTGAGCCTCTGCTTTGAGAATCTTGATAAGGAAGTGGCGGGACTCCCGGGTCCGTACGCTCGCCCTTCCGGCCGACTATTGCTGGCGGCTGAAGCGGGACGCATTGCCGGTTGCGGCGCGTTGAAGCGGGTTGACGACAATGTTTGTGAGATGAAGCGGCTTTTCCTTCGTCCCGAATTTCGCGGGAAGGGAGCAGGCAAAGCGATGACGCTTCGCTTGCTTGACGAAGCACGGAGTATCGGCTACAAGGAGTTGCGATTGGATACACTTCCTTCAATGAAAGAAGCGATCGCTCTTTACCGCTCGCTCGGCTTTAAGGAAATTTCCCCCTTCCGAGACCTCCCGGCCCCCGGAACATTGTTTATGACCATATCCCTTTAA
- the arsB gene encoding ACR3 family arsenite efflux transporter has protein sequence MMTQMERLSVFERYLSLWVVLCMAIGILFGGFLPRITESLRAIEFGSGSHINVPIAVLIWLMIYPMMLKVDFTSIRNVGKRPKGLIVTLIVNWLIKPFSMAFLGWLFFKIFFLNWIGPELADQYVAGVIILAAAPCTAMVFVWSYLTNGDPAYTLVQVSVNDLIMLVLFAPIVTFLVSGASGLTVPFMVLLYSVVIFIVIPLGLGALSRYALIRKMGSEWFEKNFISFFHPVTILALLVTLVMIFAFQSDNITERYFHVVLIAIPILIQVYFNSSLAYGLMKLFNVPHSIAAPGALIGASNFFELAVATAIALYGPGSGAALATVVGVLVEVPVMLSVCSFCNRTRGWFP, from the coding sequence ATGATGACCCAAATGGAACGGCTTTCTGTCTTTGAGCGATATCTGTCGCTGTGGGTGGTCCTGTGTATGGCTATTGGGATACTCTTCGGCGGTTTCCTTCCGCGGATCACCGAGTCGCTGCGCGCCATTGAGTTCGGAAGCGGCAGCCACATCAACGTCCCGATCGCCGTTTTGATCTGGCTGATGATCTACCCGATGATGTTGAAAGTCGATTTTACAAGCATCCGAAATGTCGGAAAGCGGCCGAAAGGCCTGATCGTTACCTTGATAGTGAATTGGTTGATAAAACCGTTTTCAATGGCGTTCCTGGGATGGCTGTTCTTCAAGATCTTCTTCCTTAATTGGATAGGCCCCGAACTGGCGGATCAGTATGTCGCCGGTGTTATCATCTTGGCCGCAGCGCCGTGCACCGCAATGGTCTTTGTTTGGTCCTATCTAACCAACGGAGATCCGGCGTACACTCTCGTGCAGGTATCGGTAAATGATCTGATCATGCTCGTGCTCTTTGCTCCGATCGTCACGTTTCTTGTCAGCGGAGCCAGCGGCTTGACTGTTCCGTTTATGGTCCTTCTCTATAGTGTGGTCATTTTTATCGTGATTCCCCTCGGCTTGGGGGCACTCAGCCGCTATGCACTCATTCGGAAGATGGGCTCTGAGTGGTTCGAAAAGAATTTCATATCGTTCTTCCATCCGGTCACGATTTTAGCGCTCCTTGTGACCCTGGTCATGATCTTTGCCTTTCAGTCTGATAACATCACCGAACGCTACTTCCATGTCGTTCTCATTGCGATACCAATTCTTATTCAGGTATACTTCAATTCATCGTTGGCTTATGGGTTGATGAAACTCTTCAACGTCCCGCACTCGATCGCGGCTCCCGGCGCTTTGATCGGGGCGAGCAATTTCTTCGAGCTTGCGGTCGCAACGGCCATCGCGCTTTACGGCCCCGGTTCGGGCGCTGCCTTGGCTACTGTCGTGGGAGTGCTTGTCGAAGTTCCTGTGATGCTCTCTGTTTGTTCTTTCTGCAATCGCACGAGGGGCTGGTTTCCGTAG
- a CDS encoding bifunctional phosphoglucose/phosphomannose isomerase, whose translation MTPERIAQYDPSGMRSLILGFPRQVEEAVAIGNAATVNVPISKINNIVVSGLGGSAIGGDLLRSYLAGEIGVPIAVSRNYSLPAYVGERSLVIISSYSGNTEETIASHHDAVKRKAKVLCITSGGAVKQFAAKKKHPVIEIPGGLPPRAALGYSFFPTLIVLSKLGFFRSKKKEIDETIALLKEKARSYGDIGSQNNLALQIAERVYGKLPVVYSSVDRFDTVNVRWRGQFSENAKTLAYGHVFPELNHNEIVGWEVLKDSMKKIHVVILRDREDNPRVQLRMDITKGIIRDFADGITEVHSEGKSLLARVFSLLCLGDWVSFYLAILNGVDPTPVKKIDLLKNELAKVPAGK comes from the coding sequence ATGACTCCCGAAAGAATTGCACAGTACGACCCGTCCGGCATGCGCTCGCTCATCCTCGGATTTCCGCGTCAGGTAGAAGAAGCGGTCGCCATCGGCAATGCCGCAACCGTTAACGTTCCGATATCGAAGATCAATAATATTGTCGTCAGCGGCCTCGGCGGCTCTGCGATCGGCGGCGACCTGCTCCGTTCGTACCTTGCCGGCGAGATCGGCGTACCGATCGCGGTCAGCCGGAATTACTCCCTCCCCGCATACGTCGGTGAACGCTCTCTCGTCATCATCTCGAGCTATTCCGGGAACACCGAAGAGACCATCGCCTCGCATCACGACGCGGTGAAGCGAAAGGCAAAAGTGCTCTGCATTACCTCCGGCGGAGCGGTCAAACAATTCGCGGCAAAGAAGAAACATCCGGTGATCGAGATTCCGGGCGGTCTTCCCCCGCGGGCGGCTCTCGGATACTCATTTTTTCCGACGCTCATCGTTCTTTCCAAGCTCGGCTTTTTCAGATCAAAGAAGAAGGAGATCGATGAGACGATCGCATTACTGAAGGAAAAAGCGAGATCGTACGGCGACATCGGATCGCAGAACAATCTGGCATTGCAGATCGCCGAGAGGGTCTACGGAAAGCTCCCGGTGGTCTATTCTTCGGTGGACAGGTTCGACACGGTGAACGTGCGGTGGCGCGGGCAGTTCTCGGAAAACGCCAAGACGCTCGCGTACGGACACGTCTTTCCGGAATTGAATCATAACGAGATCGTCGGGTGGGAAGTGTTGAAGGATTCCATGAAAAAGATCCACGTGGTGATCCTGCGCGATCGCGAAGACAATCCGCGCGTCCAGCTTCGGATGGATATTACCAAAGGGATCATCCGTGACTTTGCCGACGGCATCACCGAGGTGCACAGCGAGGGGAAGAGCCTGCTGGCAAGAGTATTCTCGCTTCTCTGCCTCGGGGATTGGGTCAGCTTTTATCTTGCGATCCTGAACGGCGTTGACCCGACCCCGGTGAAGAAGATCGACCTTCTGAAAAATGAGCTTGCGAAAGTACCCGCAGGCAAGTAA
- a CDS encoding polyprenyl synthetase family protein, whose translation MRSFSSQYQRYKASVDRQLRSCIKKSEPRSLYEPVRYILSGGGKRIRPLLVLLASEAVGGTARQAEHAAVAIEILHNFTLVHDDIMDNASSRRGRATVHTKWDTNIAILVGDELVALAYRELLKTRSPRIARIADIFTEGVVEVCEGQAYDKEYETRKHVSVDEYLLMIGKKTGKMVSVASEIGAVIGGGSADEIRALRSYGASIGRAFQIQDDLLDIMADEKEFGKPIGGDIVEGKKTFLLIEAFARSRGADKRLLRSVINRGGTSRKNIPAVREIYERCGVIQMAKQTIAKNIDGANKQLSLLAKSNARDMLYWFSHMLLNRNF comes from the coding sequence ATGAGATCATTTAGTTCGCAGTATCAGCGTTACAAGGCGTCCGTCGACCGTCAGCTCCGATCGTGCATCAAGAAAAGCGAACCCCGTTCTCTCTACGAGCCGGTTCGCTATATCCTTTCGGGAGGGGGAAAGCGAATTCGCCCGCTTCTCGTTCTCCTCGCGAGCGAGGCTGTCGGAGGCACGGCGCGGCAGGCAGAGCACGCAGCCGTTGCGATAGAGATCCTTCATAATTTTACGCTCGTCCATGACGATATCATGGACAATGCTTCATCCCGGCGCGGCCGCGCAACGGTGCATACAAAATGGGACACGAATATTGCGATCCTGGTCGGCGACGAGCTGGTGGCATTGGCATACCGAGAGCTGCTGAAGACCCGTTCGCCGCGCATCGCGCGCATCGCGGATATTTTCACCGAAGGCGTTGTCGAGGTCTGCGAAGGGCAGGCCTACGACAAGGAGTATGAGACGCGGAAACATGTTTCCGTGGACGAATATCTTCTGATGATCGGCAAAAAGACGGGGAAGATGGTCTCCGTCGCATCCGAAATTGGGGCGGTGATCGGCGGCGGATCGGCGGATGAAATTCGCGCGCTGAGATCGTACGGCGCTTCGATCGGCAGAGCGTTCCAGATCCAGGACGATCTTCTGGATATCATGGCCGATGAAAAGGAATTCGGCAAGCCGATCGGCGGCGATATCGTGGAAGGGAAAAAAACGTTCCTCCTGATCGAGGCGTTCGCCCGTTCGCGCGGAGCCGACAAACGGCTGCTGCGGAGCGTCATCAACCGCGGGGGAACGTCGCGCAAAAATATCCCCGCCGTCCGGGAGATCTATGAGCGCTGCGGCGTGATCCAGATGGCAAAGCAGACCATCGCCAAAAATATCGACGGAGCGAATAAACAGCTCTCGCTCCTGGCGAAAAGCAACGCCCGCGACATGCTCTATTGGTTCTCGCACATGCTGTTGAACAGAAACTTTTGA